The Populus alba chromosome 6, ASM523922v2, whole genome shotgun sequence genome contains a region encoding:
- the LOC118043795 gene encoding probable CCR4-associated factor 1 homolog 6 gives MSVVHNKDLVVIREVWNYNLEKEFKLILNIVDDFPYIAMDTEFPGIVLRPVGGVQSGSDYNYRTLKANVDLLKLIQLGLALSDEKGNLPTCGTDKYCVWQFNFCDFNPNEDVYANDSIELLSQSGIDFVKNAEVGADATRFTELLMTSGIVLNDDVHWVTFHSGYDFGYLLKMLTGKKLPDTQADFFKLIKIYFPVLYDIKHLMKFCNGLHGGLNKLAEQLGVKRIGVSHQAGSDSLLTSSAFMKLKEIFFSGSPERYAGVLYGLGVEN, from the coding sequence ATGTCGGTTGTACATAACAAAGATTTGGTAGTTATCAGGGAAGTATGGAATTATAATCTtgaaaaagaattcaaattGATCCTCAATATTGTTGATGACTTCCCATACATTGCAATGGACACTGAGTTTCCTGGCATTGTTTTACGCCCGGTGGGGGGTGTCCAGAGTGGCTCTGATTACAACTATCGAACCCTAAAGGCAAATGTTGATCTTTTGAAGTTAATTCAACTGGGCCTTGCATTATCCGATGAAAAAGGGAACTTGCCAACCTGTGGAACTGATAAGTATTGTGTTTGGCAATtcaatttttgtgattttaaccCCAATGAAGATGTCTATGCTAATGATTCTATCGAGCTTTTATCCCAAAGTGGCATTGATTTTGTGAAGAATGCAGAAGTAGGTGCTGATGCTACGAGGTTTACTGAGTTGTTAATGACGTCCGGGATTGTTTTGAATGATGATGTTCATTGGGTTACATTTCATAGTGGGTATGATTTTGGGTACTTGCTTAAGATGCTTACTGGCAAGAAACTGCCTGATACACAAGCAGATTTTTTTAAGCTGATCAAGATTTATTTCCCTGTGCTTTATGATATTAAGCATTTGATGAAGTTTTGTAATGGACTTCACGGTGGGTTGAACAAGCTGGCTGAGCAGTTGGGTGTGAAGAGGATTGGTGTTTCTCACCAAGCAGGTTCTGATAGTTTGCTTACTAGTAGCGCTTTCATGAAATTGAAGGAGATTTTCTTTAGTGGCTCCCCTGAGAGATATGCTGGTGTTTTGTATGGTCTTGGTGTTGAGAATTGA
- the LOC118043744 gene encoding uncharacterized protein has translation MKIQNLLLFLLALLEFFMIASFAVPDEDVYRTLSDPSVTFTYSRLSEAEKQCRSLLSSASELKTDEDTKFRLMGGLSFSNGDWEQKTGGVPLMPFFDSGLPTSTTSLPAALNLVSFEVKDVSPIQHFQNTVSVGGYLVIGMSRESSFVHGFNPEPNFIRPGTSALTFAFEGLYTEKEQNGGERNLCLLGKSTVTSGIGIYVPSDFANRFGLETDQISLVLRYPMTFSLRNREIHGEMQSLNEKASPKYFDTVYISSQLGHQSMYQFSSTVQASTTCEPYPYFHDEVMEDGVQKFTWSEFCTVLDQVSWEALSVFPDYKLSGSYLEDRKLTSVLFGKDIGDVNLSYKHIKLILQHVQCSQATSNDSHGAEVSAVLRVIPAEMDPNLVRTLTGLSGLVFNAEGSWNPSSGKLCMIGCRTGGDSELKRCTLRISLYFPRALSIKQRSLVFGSISNIRNGVSSNYHLLFDLVMQPSYLRNPFYSYSTRYLSYNYSKLSLASSFKKRAQRFTTLSHSLSRYPALKGAESRAQLDSLSDELLVDGCIAPDQLPDGLGTRISIRMEVLSLGPLIGHFHDDGSKEVAFNTTANVTFTNRQLLNVSTHLVFRELKEETREFTMISYRNMSQVFLEGIYDPVIGEMHLIGCRKVAVGGTGVERGLDCLIEVEIQYPSGNMEHTKITITSQRGRDDPLYFGPVSLLTNKTPCQDRSLYRMGQNDPLYFGPVSLPRYQNRTLTVAYRRTFEGILRILLLSGVIAMTWIQLHYMKKQTNVIPYVSLVMLALQVLGYSLPVLSGAEILFISSSYDLDWYELLPKVLDYAGRFLVLVSLLLTSRIFLTVYKYQNKPLCTSQMKHLWVPHNKLVLLSTSAVHTGVLIWLSVYGHRDMLFTPENGGYKTGSIHVHQIWMRILKDFAGDVQDFFLLPQIISNFLLQTNVKSLHKAHYIGLTLIRLVLHLYDHISNPFLDSKFQDPEFVSPESTSEFRKSAVVIIMVVLAVIVHIQQNWKKLSQLLELRKLSDKFDEEI, from the coding sequence atgaaGATCCAgaatttgcttttgtttcttttggccCTGTTAGAGTTTTTCATGATCGCTAGCTTCGCAGTTCCTGATGAAGACGTGTACCGTACATTGAGTGATCCTTCGGTTACTTTCACTTACAGCAGATTATCTGAAGCTGAAAAGCAGTGCCGCTCTCTCCTGTCGTCAGCTTCTGAACTGAAAACTGATGAAGATACAAAGTTTAGACTTATGGGAGGGCTCTCTTTCAGCAACGGAGACTGGGAGCAGAAAACTGGTGGGGTGCCATTGATGCCATTTTTTGACAGTGGCTTGCCAACCAGCACTACTTCTCTCCCCGCTGCCTTGAATTTGGTGTCTTTTGAGGTCAAGGATGTTAGCCCGATCCAGCATTTTCAAAACACGGTTAGTGTTGGAGGATATTTGGTGATCGGCATGTCCAGAGAGAGCTCGTTTGTTCATGGTTTCAACCCAGAGCCAAATTTCATTAGACCTGGTACATCTGCCCTTACATTTGCCTTTGAGGGGCTTTATACCGAGAAGGAACAGAATGGAGGGGAACGCAACTTGTGTTTGCTGGGAAAGTCAACAGTCACTAGCGGCATCGGGATTTATGTTCCTTCAGATTTCGCGAATCGCTTTGGTCTAGAAACTGATCAAATCTCACTTGTCCTTCGCTATCCTATGACCTTCAGTCTGCGAAATAGAGAAATCCATGGAGAAATGCAAAGCTTAAATGAAAAGGCGAGTCCTAAGTACTTTGATACAGTCTACATATCCTCTCAGTTGGGCCATCAATCGATGTATCAATTTAGCTCAACGGTGCAGGCGTCAACAACTTGTGAGCCATATCCATATTTTCATGATGAGGTGATGGAAGATGGAGTCCAAAAGTTTACTTGGTCAGAGTTCTGTACAGTTCTCGATCAGGTTTCGTGGGAAGCTCTCAGTGTTTTTCCAGATTATAAACTTAGTGGAAGCTATTTAGAGGACAGAAAATTGACATCCGTCTTATTTGGGAAGGACATTGGGGACGTGAATTTGAGTTACAAACACATTAAGCTTATATTGCAACATGTCCAATGCAGTCAAGCAACTTCAAATGACAGTCATGGTGCAGAAGTTTCAGCGGTGCTGAGAGTAATTCCTGCAGAAATGGATCCAAATTTAGTACGAACACTGACCGGTCTTTCAGGCTTGGTTTTCAATGCTGAGGGGAGCTGGAATCcttcaagcgggaaactttgTATGATTGGTTGTCGTACTGGAGGTGATTCAGAACTCAAAAGATGCACTTTACGGATATCACTCTATTTTCCTCGAGCATTGTCGATCAAGCAGAGGAGTTTAGTGTTCGGAAGCATATCTAACATAAGAAATGGAGTAAGCTCAAACTATCATCTTCTTTTTGATTTAGTGATGCAACCTTCATATTTGAGGAACCCATTCTATTCGTATAGTACCCGTTACTTGTCATACAATTACTCAAAGCTTAGTCTGGCTAGTTCCTTTAAAAAGCGAGCTCAGCGTTTCACTACCCTCAGCCATTCTCTGTCGAGGTATCCAGCTCTAAAAGGAGCAGAATCACGAGCTCAGCTTGATTCGCTCTCCGATGAGCTCCTCGTTGATGGCTGTATTGCCCCTGATCAGCTACCTGATGGTCTTGGTACACGTATCTCCATTCGTATGGAGGTACTTTCGCTGGGTCCACTAATTGGACACTTCCACGATGATGGTTCAAAGGAGGTTGCATTCAATACAACAGCTAATGTCACCTTCACCAACAGACAGCTTCTGAATGTCTCAACACATCTTGTTTTCAGAGAATTGAAAGAAGAAACTCGGGAATTTACCATGATATCTTACAGGAATATGTCACAGGTGTTCTTGGAAGGTATATATGATCCAGTTATTGGTGAGATGCATCTTATTGGCTGCAGAAAGGTTGCAGTCGGAGGCACTGGTGTAGAACGGGGCCTAGATTGTTTGATTGAAGTTGAAATTCAGTACCCCTCTGGAAACATGGAACATACCAAAATCACCATCACCAGCCAAAGGGGTCGAGATGATCCCCTATATTTTGGCCCTGTTAGCTTGCTGACTAACAAGACTCCTTGTCAGGACCGCTCACTCTATCGAATGGGTCAAAATGACCCCTTATATTTTGGCCCTGTCAGCTTGCCTCGTTATCAAAACCGTACATTGACTGTGGCCTATCGAAGAACATTTGAAGGGATTCTTCGAATTCTGTTGCTTAGTGGGGTAATTGCAATGACATGGATCCAACTCCATTATatgaagaaacaaacaaatgttATTCCTTATGTATCTCTTGTCATGCTTGCTCTTCAGGTTCTTGGTTATAGCCTTCCAGTGCTCAGTGGTGCTGAAATTCTCTTCATATCTTCTTCTTATGATCTTGATTGGTACGAGCTGTTGCCAAAAGTCCTCGACTATGCTGGAAGATTTCTTGTTTTGGTTTCTTTGCTGCTCACTTCAAGGATTTTCCTGACGGTGTACAAATATCAGAACAAACCACTTTGTACTTCCCAGATGAAACATCTTTGGGTTCCTCACAATAAACTGGTCCTTCTAAGTACTTCGGCTGTACACACAGGTGTTCTTATATGGCTATCTGTATATGGGCATCGAGACATGCTGTTTACTCCTGAAAATGGTGGCTATAAAACAGGATCTATTCATGTGCATCAAATTTGGATGAGAATCCTAAAAGATTTTGCAGGAGATGTTCAAGATTTCTTTCTACTTCCTCAGATTATCAGCAACTTCTTGTTGCAGACAAATGTTAAATCACTGCACAAAGCACACTACATCGGGCTCACCTTGATTAGGCTTGTTCTGCATCTTTACGACCATATCAGCAATCCTTTTCTGGACTCCAAATTCCAAGATCCAGAATTTGTGAGCCCGGAGAGTACTTCTGAGTTTAGAAAGTCTGCAGTTGTAATAATAATGGTTGTGCTAGCAGTAATAGTCCACATCCAGCAGAATTGGAAGAAGCTAAGCCAGTTATTAGAATTAAGAAAGTTGTCCGATAAGTTTGACGAAGAAATCTGA